One Oncorhynchus clarkii lewisi isolate Uvic-CL-2024 chromosome 31, UVic_Ocla_1.0, whole genome shotgun sequence DNA segment encodes these proteins:
- the LOC139391134 gene encoding polyadenylate-binding protein-interacting protein 2-like — protein MKDPSRINNTPSLSNSELILHGQFINDDNPFAEYMWMENEEEFNRQIEEELWEEEFIEQCFQEMLEEEENEWFIPARDLPLTLGQLQNQLNLLVLCDTDIVDGLAINSNLNPEAQEFVPGLKH, from the exons ATGAAAGACCCAAGTCGCATCAACAACACCCCAAGCCTCAGCAACAGCGAACTTATCCTACACGGACAGTTCATCAATGATGACAATCCTTTTGCTGAATACATGTGGATGGAGAACGAGGAGGAATTCAACAGACAG ATTGAGGAGGAGCTGTGGGAGGAGGAGTTCATTGAGCAGTGTTTCCAGGAGAtgttggaggaagaggagaacgaATGGTTCATCCCAGCAagagatctccctctaaccctcgGTCAACTCCAGAACCAACTCAACCTACTGGTCCTCTGTGACACAGACATCGTCGACGGCCTGGCG ATCAACAGCAATTTGAACCCTGAAGCACAAGAATTCGTACCAGGGTTGAAGCACTGA